In Cygnus atratus isolate AKBS03 ecotype Queensland, Australia chromosome 5, CAtr_DNAZoo_HiC_assembly, whole genome shotgun sequence, a single window of DNA contains:
- the ZFYVE21 gene encoding zinc finger FYVE domain-containing protein 21 isoform X1 — MSGSEAADAKKLVRSASGLRMVPELRAARSPFGLDEPPWVPDKECPRCMQCDTKFDFITRKHHCRRCGKCFCDKCCSKKVPLPRMCFVDPVRQCAECALISQKETEFYDKQLKVLMNGASFFVTLGTSDKSELMVCRLSNNQRYLVLDGNSHYEIEIVQISTVQILTEGFTPGEKDTHTYTSLLESQHITEGGNTRAIGMILQYKVPGSEELTQMKFTASEDYSSNKKLSASWLAAMHKATKLLYESRDQ, encoded by the exons ATGTCGGGCAGCGAGGCGGCGGACGCCAAGAAGCTGGTGCGCTCGGCCAGCGGGCTGCGCATGGTGCCCGAGCTGcgcgccgcccgcagcccctTCGGCCTCGACGAGCCGCCCTGGGTGCCCGACAAGGAG TGCCCAAGATGTATGCAGTGTGATACAAAATTTGACTTCATAACTAGAAAG CATCACTGCCGAAGATGTGGAAAGTGCTTCTGTGACAAATGCTGCAGTAAAAAAGTGCCTCTGCCTCGCATGTGTTTCGTGGACCCCGTGCGCCAGTGTGCTGAATGTGCCCTCATctctcagaaagaaacagagtttTACGACAAGCAGCTTAAAGTGCTCATGAATG gtGCTTCCTTCTTTGTAACTCTGGGAACATCTGATAAATCTGAGCTCATGGTTTGTCGACTTTCCAACAATCAGAG atACCTGGTTTTGGATGGAAACAGTCACTATGAAATTGAAATTGTACAGATTTCAACTGTTCAGATACTTACAGAGGGATTTACTCCTGGag AAAAAGATACTCACACTTACACCAGCCTTCTGGAGAGCCAGCATATTACTGAAG gaggTAATACTCGCGCCATAGGTATGATTCTACAGTATAAAGTACCAGGATCAGAGGAGCTAACACAGATGAAGTTTACAGCCAGTGAAGACTACAGCTCTAACAAGAAGTTGTCAGCAAGCTGGCTGGCAGCTATGCATAAG GCAACAAAACTTCTTTATGAGTCTCGGGACCAGTAA
- the ZFYVE21 gene encoding zinc finger FYVE domain-containing protein 21 isoform X2, whose translation MSGSEAADAKKLVRSASGLRMVPELRAARSPFGLDEPPWVPDKECPRCMQCDTKFDFITRKHHCRRCGKCFCDKCCSKKVPLPRMCFVDPVRQCAECALISQKETEFYDKQLKVLMNGASFFVTLGTSDKSELMVCRLSNNQRYLVLDGNSHYEIEIVQISTVQILTEGFTPGGGNTRAIGMILQYKVPGSEELTQMKFTASEDYSSNKKLSASWLAAMHKATKLLYESRDQ comes from the exons ATGTCGGGCAGCGAGGCGGCGGACGCCAAGAAGCTGGTGCGCTCGGCCAGCGGGCTGCGCATGGTGCCCGAGCTGcgcgccgcccgcagcccctTCGGCCTCGACGAGCCGCCCTGGGTGCCCGACAAGGAG TGCCCAAGATGTATGCAGTGTGATACAAAATTTGACTTCATAACTAGAAAG CATCACTGCCGAAGATGTGGAAAGTGCTTCTGTGACAAATGCTGCAGTAAAAAAGTGCCTCTGCCTCGCATGTGTTTCGTGGACCCCGTGCGCCAGTGTGCTGAATGTGCCCTCATctctcagaaagaaacagagtttTACGACAAGCAGCTTAAAGTGCTCATGAATG gtGCTTCCTTCTTTGTAACTCTGGGAACATCTGATAAATCTGAGCTCATGGTTTGTCGACTTTCCAACAATCAGAG atACCTGGTTTTGGATGGAAACAGTCACTATGAAATTGAAATTGTACAGATTTCAACTGTTCAGATACTTACAGAGGGATTTACTCCTGGag gaggTAATACTCGCGCCATAGGTATGATTCTACAGTATAAAGTACCAGGATCAGAGGAGCTAACACAGATGAAGTTTACAGCCAGTGAAGACTACAGCTCTAACAAGAAGTTGTCAGCAAGCTGGCTGGCAGCTATGCATAAG GCAACAAAACTTCTTTATGAGTCTCGGGACCAGTAA